The nucleotide window TCCGACAGCATGCCATAGGAAGATTCGGTTTTACTGTGTTTGCTGGAACCGGAGAAGTTTGGGATCGCTTTGATTCGTTTACTTTGAGAAATTATAAGTGGACCGCCGGCGCGGGATTGCGGTTTAATATCAATAAAGACGACCCTACCAACGTACGGATTGATTTTGGCGTGAGTAAAGAGTCTGTAGGGTTTTATTTACAGTTTGGAGAAGCATTTTAATAAGTAGATAACAAAAGCTCTTTTGAAAGTAGTGGGTAATAGCTCCTTTCTTATATATCTATACAAAATATATACCACCCAAAAATTTTGTAACATTTATTCAGAATCCTGTAACGTGGGCCTGCCTTGAAACACTTAGGTTATGATCGAAATAACACTGAATACTAAAGGATATTAGTTATGAGTACACAAGAAGTATCAACTAAGCAAATAACCATAAATATTGGCGGAATGGGATGCTCCGGATGCGCCAATACCATACAGGAAGCCCTTGCAAGCAAAGAAGGTGCTGTTGAAGCAGCTGTGGATCTGGAATCCGGCACAGCTTTGGTGACCTATAATCCGGATGCTGTTTCTACAGATGATTTTGAACAAGCCATCAAAGAAGCCGGCTATGATTTTG belongs to Fodinibius sp. Rm-B-1B1-1 and includes:
- a CDS encoding heavy metal-associated domain-containing protein, whose product is MSTQEVSTKQITINIGGMGCSGCANTIQEALASKEGAVEAAVDLESGTALVTYNPDAVSTDDFEQAIKEAGYDFVGIK